In Anopheles bellator chromosome 2, idAnoBellAS_SP24_06.2, whole genome shotgun sequence, the genomic stretch CATACATTCTTGGGGATCCTGTTTGGGGGGGTTGCCTTCCGCACTCGGAGCGCGTGATAAATGTGTGAACGTGCGTGGCTTTTACGTTATTTCCCGACTGGTTGACGCATCTCaattcggtggccgccgattCTGCGTCAAATTATTTGCATTGCTTATAAATCCTAAtatctttatttattcaacacaACATCACCTGAGAGTTGGGTCTTTAACCGTGATTCCGCGTTAAAACGAGGGCTCAACGTTAATCCCtagtttcattttattgcaatAATCCTTTAGCATTTATCactgcttttttgttttgttattttaaagatttcttattttattcacaGTGCAGTTTTTTCCagaatattaattttaatgtgtTGGTGCAActaacataaaatattgaatcTTATACAACGCAAAGTTGAATAAACAGTAATGATTAGTGAGGTTCATCCCTCTTATGAATTATAAAATGACGGGATAGACTTCTTGATTGCGTGAACGctttttcacatattttacacttgaatggcttttcgccggtatgagtgcggatatgaatctttagaTTAGATGACTGTGTGAACGTTGATgaacaatgcggacactgaTACTGtttgtccttattgtgaattttcgagtgtACTGCCAGATTGCCTGATGaactgaacgctttgtcacatactttacacttgtatggcctttcgccggtatgagtgcggatatgaatctttagaTTAGATGACTGTGTGAACGTTGATGCACAAtaaggacactgatgctgttggtccttattgtgaattttcgagtgtACTGCCAGATTACGAtatgaatggaaggctttgtcacagactttacacttgtatggcttttcgccagtgtgagtgcggatatgaatctttaggcTAGATAACCTCGCGAATTTTGATGAGCAACGTGGACACTGATGCTGTAgatccttattgtgaattttcgaatgtgcTGTCTGATTGCTTGATGTactgaacgctttgtcacatactttacacttgtatggcctttcgccggtatgagtaTTGATGTGATATTTTAGACCAGCTAACTGTGCGAACCTAGATGAACAGTGGGGACACCGatactgttggtccttattgtgaattttcgaatgttgtgCCAGATTGCCTGATGtcctgaacgctttgtcacatactttacacttgtatggcttcTCGCCGGTGTGAGTATTGATGTGATATTTTAGACCAGCTAACTGTGCGAAGCTAGATGAACAGTGgggacactgatgctgttggtccttattgtgaattttcgaatgttctgCCAGATTGCCTGATCtcctgaacgctttgtcacagactttacactggtatggcttttcgccggtgtgagtaCGGATATGATCCTTTAGGTTAGACGACTGTGTGAACCTTGATGAACAATGCGGACATTGATACTGtttgtccttattgtgaattttcgagtgtACTGCCAGATTACGAtatgaatggaaggctttgtcacaaactttacacttgtatggcctttcgccggtatgagtgcggatgtgTACCTTTAGCATGTTTAAAAATGGATATGTTGCCGAACAATGAGGGCAGTGGTGCTTATGGCCTTTGGAATGGCTTTTGCTATTGGCGTTCCGCGTTCCGGGACTCAAGACGTTCTGAATTGATTCAGCTGCTGCATCATCAGCACACGTATTGTTTGCCACGGTCACAGGATGATATTTTTGATCCTGGCCGATCGATTCttccggattttttttggAGTCATGATCCAAAACATCATTCGTTGtttgcagctgttgctgctcatCGACCTCATAGTCCTCTGATTTAATTGCAATTGGATTCTCCTCCGcctcgaataaatcatcaggTATTGTGCCGCAACATTCATATGTCATATTCGCTTCATGAACAATACAACACTTCTTATTCGAGTGCAAATCGttcgctgcttccggtgaGGTAACCTCCGTTTTAATTGACAGTTCTGTATTTGTACCAACCGTTTGTTTGGCAGAGTGGTCAACATGTTCTTCAGTGACTTCTGATTCGTTGTTCGCTGTGTTCTGCTGTTCGATAAATTTATCGCTCAAATCATTGCATTGCCAGCGAAATAGATCCATCTTTTCCAAACGCGATTCGCACTTCGTACACAAATACGATGCTACTCCAGGTGAGAATTCATTCTGTAAAAGTAAGAGTCTCATAGACCAGTTTTTCTTGTGGAACAAGGTGGGATGTCTGTTGCTACAGTTTTAATACCTCTTGACCCGTTAAATTGAAGATTTCTTGTGCTTTATATTGTCCGAATTCGCCGCGCGTTGGAGCATCTGAACTATCGTCGGCCGACAGACACCCTCGACATATTTTTGCCGATCTGTAAAATAATTCGCTATTATTCCTTCTAATCCTTATTGAACACTTACTTACTCAACACCATCCTCCTTTTTAATCCATCCCGAAGACTCCATTTTGACTTCGTTCAATTAAGGCGATTTTGTAAATGCGTCCACTTTGCATTTGTTTATCAGACAAATAAAATCTGCGTTTTGACATTTGACGATCGGTCcatttgacagcttctgggAGCGAAAGTACTTCAACAACGCTGCTCCCGAGAGAGTGCGCACTTTGAGCAGCATTGACCGCACTCATTTctgtcattttatttcaagCGTTTCAATGATTTTTGGGCAGGGTTGCTTTCGATTCGAATTGGAAATGAGCTCATTGAAACATGAAATACAACATGAAAGTTCTACTTCCCTGATCATCTTCGTTACTTTATTCCTGTTATTGTTTCAGGTTCTTCCTTTAGAAACCTAGTGTAAATCAACCATGTTCAGAGAACTTAAGCTTTTGTAAGTATTAAAATATCGTCGCTTCTTTCGATAACGGTTTGAAATGGCCGATGTTCTTTCTCTTATATATACATTATATataaatatcaaatatttatATAATCGATAATCGACATTTGTCGattcaaaaatgcaaaaatagaaaaagtcAACTAAATACCGATTCCATTGAAAGAGTTTCagcattaaaagaaaatagtTGCAACTCAAACGAATGATGAGCTTTCTGTAGGACACATTGTCTCTCGAAGTAAACCTCAGGTTctcttggcctgcaccagcAGAGACAATGTTCAACTCTGTTGCTCTCAGTAACGGTGTATTTTACGAGCGGTGAGTTAGTCCCGCGCCAGCTTAGCTTAGTTAGGCCCGCGCCAGGCCAGCTTTAGTTATTTTAGTTTAGATTTAGTTTATTTatcggttttgtttcaaaacaacGGGCTGACATTGAAAATAGTCGTTTAAGTGTGAAAACTATGCGTGTTTATTGTTGGCAAATTTTTTCTAACTTCTTGCTGTGGAGCTGTTTGAAGAGTAAGGTGTATGCCAATCAACCGAAtctgaaagctaacatcacaaTGGAAATCACTGCTATTACACCcgaaatgttgccaaaaacaatgcaaaaattcCCGAAAAAGGGCCTTAATACCCCTTCTATACCCTAAATAAATCattgttcatttgtcaaaatttacTGAAAAATGGTGGAGCTATGTAACGTTAAATGAAATCCTATAATTATGGTGCACCCTGTAAATTCTGAATATCATTTTAAGGCccgttttgcaaaagaaaaaatcctttttcgtCAGGACAATGCAGGACCGTGTCACATTTtgagcattttgacaatggcaaaaattcaaGAATCAatgttcgaattgttggaacaTTCACCGAATTGACAGCATTCGACCCCCAGGCGACTTatatctgtttccagacctaaaatGATGTAAGCGTGGAAAGCATTTTCCGTTCTATCATGAGGGCATAACCGCTGTGGCTGCGTATTGTGAAGCCGTTCCAGATAATCACTTCAGatatggaattcataaattggaatctctgGCATTGGTTTTGGAGAGCCTGGTACGTCTACAgttgttacatttttcagaACAGTTCGTAAAGTTCTGTTTTGGTATAGCCTTCAACACTTCAGCTGACTGTAAAAGGTGTCTACGTAGAGTTACGTGTAGCCgatagccagaagtcacatggtgcCAACGGTCAGGCGAATACGGTGGGTACGAGTGTCGAAGTGATCCCGAAATGAGAACTGTCCACTGCAAACATCTGGTCTTTTTTTACCCCCCAAATTTTATTCTTTATCACGATAATCGAAGGAGAACTccgtttcccgtttgtttttggttacAGTGGTACTTTGAACACACTTCAAACGCTTTATGCTTTTGCACCCCGCCGCAGATGATCGATCGTGCTCGAGTCTTCCGGGAAGACAGTGAGCCATTTTTACGCTCGCGCCGTATCCCGGCCGGATGATCGATGCTGCCGAAACGGGAAGCCTCACGCCGGGAAGCCCGCTGCTGAAACACGTAAAAACGCACGTCAGACGAGCGATCGCAACAGGATGATACTCACGCCAGCATCCCGTCAGAAGCCATCTCATTAggccgatcggcggcggccgccgataCTATCTCCGAGGCTGTGTCGTCCCCTTATCTCTCCGCTGTCTCATTAGGCCGAGGAAAATGGAAGCGtgggaaccgggaccgggaatcGCCAAAGGGCAGCCTCGTACATCTTCGATAAAATGAGCAAAAAGGCAAGGCCCATGCGCAAGGCTTGCTGCGATACATTTCGGCTTCGGATTGACACACTTTTGACAGCCAGACTCATTAGCTCGCTCGCCGGTCGGTCAATCGATGCCTACTCGATCGCGACTTAACCGCAGCCATCGTCGGCcgtgccatttttatgcttaGCGCTAAATTCCATCGCCGCGGACCTGTCGGCCGCGTGACGAGCGCGTCAAGAGGCCGGCCAGCCACCATTCACGGCGTCAAGTGCCctggcccggtggcggtggggtgATCCTAGTCCGGGTCAACATGTTTTCATTCAACGTTTCCCACTCTCGCGACGACCACAACAAACGGCGCGTCCTCGACGGTCTGTAGCACTGCAAGACGGTAGCAtatggaaatgaaatgtaaatataATCGGATGGGAGACTTCGACATTCACACCGaataaaatcaacattaattttaatcgaCGACCACTACGAGCTACTAATTTGCGTCGTCTTCGTGGCGGGGATCCGATTCCGGGCCTTTCGATTCGATGAATGAAATCGCGATCGACTCGACATCGATcggcgcgagcgcgcgcgagtggGTGTTGATTCCAATTATGTCAACCAGTCATGCTTCATTAGGGGGCCGGCATCGAATTGTTTGGCAGTTTACAGGCGACCCCAtgataccaccaccaccgacgaggaTCGAGAAGGAGGCAGCTGACAGGCAGGCGAACCCGAACCGGCGACTAGCAATTTGCGTTGCGCGGGGTGCCATGCTCAACTCGCTAAAACATTAGTTATGATTCATTATTAATTAACTTCTACCATGGGCTGGGAGCCTAACCttccaccgaccggttcgCTGGGGTGGTCCGGCGGGCGGATTCAATCTCGGATTGGATCTCGGGCAGGGCGATGAATACGTAATCGCGGTACGTGGTTTGGGCGCGGCTGCAAGCCTCAACTCCGGGGACTCCGTGGCTACTGGAGGACTCTACTCTCGACCCCTGAAAGGATCATTTACTGCGGCCACGCCTCGACCGAAGGTGACTCATTCCCCGGCCACACACATGGCCAGCTGACAGGCCGGGGTCAGCACACAGGGGTCACAGACAGCGACGCGATtgcctttcggttcggttcccaCCGGCTACGCACTAATCGTTTGCGTGCATCTTTATGACCTTGTGCCTCGCGTGTCCTCGGACGGGGTGCTCTAATTGGAACTCGCTCGAAGCGACCCTCTCGGAAGTCACTGCCGGGCACTTGCCTCATTGTTTATAACGCGCCGGAGGCCACGCGGTCGTGATCATCGCGCACTGGGATCGGCCGGCTTATGACACCGGGTCTTAGACAGGATAGGAGTTCCCATCCCATCGAAAGACCCATCGGCTTGGGTTTCGTCAATCAAATTACACCCTCACGTTCGAAATTCTACACCCGGAATTACACAACTCCGGAGACCACCGGGGACCGTTCGTTGTTCGGCTCGGCCGTCGCGGGCCACATCCTGCGAGAGCGTGACAGCGATCGTGGCCCGGCGGTTCTGTGGCTTTACATCTCGACACATGTGTAGCCCGTCGCCGTTGTAGAACTGTGGCCCGCGTGATCGTgatgttggttttatttatggCGCTCGACACTTATTAGTCCAATGGGTAATGATACCTGGGCcgtcgcagccgccgccaccggtgaagATGGCCCTGCCGATTGGGTGGCGGAGTTCGCGTGATTTACGTAACACCGGGCAAGGCTCTCGGGGCTTCTAGCGTGACACAACCGACCCGATAGCATAGTCAAGCGCAGAAAACACGACACATGTGCCCCGACCCCGACGTGTCGAAAATTGTGGCCCCCTCCTCGCCAGGTCCTGTTCGCTGGATGTCCGGATTCGGGCGGGCGACTGAATAATTCATCGGCTTCGCGCCGTGGTGGACCGGTCGGCGCATGGCGCTACCCCGCGGCCGACGACCAGCCGATGATCCGCGTGATACGCGTCACCATATTTCACCGCGCTCGCTTCCGTGCTTCGGCCCTCGGAGCGGACTGGTTCCCAGCCGGGTGAGCCTGCCACACGATAAAGAAATTGTAAACACAGTGAAAATGCTCATAATTAATTGGTCCCCGTCAAAACGGTCGCCTACCGGGTAGCAGCAGCCTCCGCGGGTCCCGGACGTGCGACCCGACAACAAATCGTGCCTCGGCTGTCACACTTTTCGAAAGCGCCGGGCAGGAGATCGGGCGCcctcaacgacgacgacgacggcgacgggagAAATGAATCGTTTCATTTAATGTTCGCCCCGGCGGACCGGCAGACTTCCCGCGGTGTCGGCGTTGGGACCGAAATTGGAACTACCCGACCCGGTCACGTGTCGCTCCGGTTTCTCACCCGTTTATCGGTGGATTTTATGGTCCAAAGGTGCGCCCGTCCAGATCCGTTGCCGGCCAAACGAAAAGTGTCAGAAGCGATCGAGTTGAGATTCGATTTACATAAAGCAGTGTCGGGCACGgctgatgataatgatgatgccTCCCGTTTCCGGGGTTCCAGGTTGCTTTGATCGACGAAATATCAAACTGAACCTCGATCTAACTCGGCCTCGGCATATAGATTAGAGATTAGCAACGTGACCGACGACTCACAagttaataataaaaaggTTAAAAAGGATTCGGTTCCGGAAAAGTGGTCGCGATCGTGGCCGCTATAGTAGACGCCAATTATGCACAGCACTACCTAGCTACGAGGTCCACTTGCTGCGTGGCTAGGATTTAATCGAGTTATCGAGTCCCTGCTCTTTGCAAAGTGCGTACGATCCATGCACCTAGTTTCATATTTACAATACACAATACACACTAATCCACctgaaacaataacaatgaaACAACGAAGAAGATCAGGGAAGTAGGACTTTAATGTTGAAGTGAATGAAACacatgaaatatgttttaataaatGGATGACCTCAATTCCtattcaaaacaaaagcgGCCCTGCCCAAAAAACATAGAAAcgcttaaaataaaatgacagaAATGAGTGCGGTCAATGCTGCTCAAAGAGCGCACTCTCTCAGGAGCGGCGTTGTTGCAGAACTTTCGAGTTGTCAAAAATCGACCGATcgtcaaaagaaaaaacacatggAATTTTACAGGTGAGATTTTACGAAAACACTGAAACAAACTATTGCAGTTAAGATGGAGTTTTTGGGATTGATTAAAAAGGAGGATGGTGTTAAGTAAGTTAGTGTTCAATAAGGATTAGAAGGTATGATAGCGAATCATTTTCCAGAACGCCAAACATACGTCGATGGTGTCTGTCGGCCGGCGACTCTTTGGGGTCTCTAACGAACAACGATTCCGGACAATATAAAGTACAGCAAATCGTCGATTTTACGGGTCAAGGGGTAGTAAGATTGTAACAACAGTCATCGCATGTTGTTCCCACAAGAAAAACTGGTCTATGAGACTCTTATTTTTACAGATTGAATTCTCTCCTAGACTTCCATCGTATTTGTGTACGAAGTGCGAATCgcgtttgaaaaaaattgatctatttcgctggcgatgcaacgaaaacaatgatTTAGTCGATAAATTTATCGAACAGCAGAACACAGTGAGGAACGAATCAGAAATCACCACAATTCTAACATGCTTCTACAAATTTGCGTAAA encodes the following:
- the LOC131211768 gene encoding zinc finger protein 384-like, with amino-acid sequence MAPRATQIASRRFGFACLSAASFSILVGGGGIMGSPDQQHQCPHCSSSFAQLAGLKYHINTHTGEKPYKCKVCDKAFRTSGNLAQHSKIHNKDQQYRCPHLHSKIHNKDQQHQCPYCASTFTQSSNLKIHIRTHTGERPYKCKVCDKAFSSSGNLAVHSKIHNKDKQYQCPHWHHPYLAEPIEGRES